A single window of Dethiobacter alkaliphilus AHT 1 DNA harbors:
- a CDS encoding efflux RND transporter periplasmic adaptor subunit, with translation MKKKTIYVLAGILTLVILVFALSQSTETDAQSAEEIRTASAQKRVFGSSMLAVGTLKPELGAMVQIDTPGAGVVEEVLVEQGAAVKAGDTLAVITIDGAQQRIKKAELALQMAKLQLEQVTSGPREEEVARARINLEQAENKLKEAEETLSVLKDDEETPSGQLDNAQREVDNADAQYRLAQQQYSLTKNKYTQNDIAQAEARVEQAANDLQEARALAEQGTITAPIDGVVAELHIYPGAVVSGNSNLIKLIDLNRLIVEALIDETDIIAIEKGQQAAITLDSLDTETLEGTVGSISPLAKNESGIINYPVIISLEHVAAGFYPDMTAVVTIYLEEPQETLTVPSQAISQSGSKQMVYVLQDDEIYETEVQTGKRSDGYVEIVSGLKAGEKVVINTADENRP, from the coding sequence ATGAAGAAAAAAACGATTTATGTCCTGGCCGGCATCTTGACATTGGTCATACTGGTATTTGCCCTTAGTCAAAGCACTGAAACAGATGCCCAGTCCGCCGAGGAAATTCGCACCGCATCGGCCCAGAAAAGAGTGTTTGGCAGCAGCATGTTAGCTGTAGGCACACTAAAACCCGAGCTGGGTGCCATGGTCCAGATTGATACTCCCGGTGCCGGAGTAGTGGAGGAGGTGCTTGTGGAACAAGGCGCTGCGGTCAAAGCCGGTGACACCCTGGCTGTTATTACAATAGACGGTGCGCAACAGCGCATCAAGAAAGCGGAGCTGGCCCTGCAAATGGCCAAGCTGCAGCTTGAACAGGTTACCAGCGGTCCCCGGGAAGAGGAGGTTGCGCGTGCCCGCATCAACCTGGAGCAGGCTGAGAACAAACTTAAGGAAGCTGAAGAAACATTGTCTGTGCTAAAAGATGATGAAGAAACTCCCTCTGGGCAATTAGACAATGCTCAAAGAGAAGTAGATAATGCCGATGCCCAGTATCGGCTGGCCCAACAACAATATTCCCTGACTAAGAACAAATACACTCAAAATGATATTGCGCAAGCAGAAGCCAGGGTGGAGCAAGCCGCAAACGATTTGCAGGAAGCCAGGGCACTGGCAGAGCAAGGCACAATAACTGCACCCATTGATGGGGTTGTAGCGGAATTACATATCTATCCGGGTGCAGTTGTAAGTGGTAACAGCAATCTTATCAAACTTATTGATTTAAATCGTCTTATTGTGGAAGCGTTGATTGATGAAACAGACATCATTGCCATCGAAAAAGGACAGCAAGCCGCCATTACCCTTGATTCCCTGGACACTGAAACACTGGAAGGAACAGTGGGCTCCATTTCTCCCCTGGCGAAAAATGAAAGTGGAATCATTAATTACCCTGTGATTATTTCCCTGGAACATGTTGCTGCAGGCTTTTATCCGGACATGACAGCTGTAGTTACCATTTACCTGGAAGAGCCGCAGGAAACTCTTACTGTGCCTTCACAGGCCATTAGTCAATCCGGTAGCAAACAAATGGTTTATGTCCTTCAAGACGACGAGATATATGAAACGGAAGTCCAGACCGGCAAAAGGTCTGACGGTTATGTGGAGATAGTATCCGGCCTCAAAGCCGGTGAAAAAGTAGTTATCAACACGGCAGATGAAAACAGGCCATAA
- a CDS encoding DUF3231 family protein, with protein sequence MIQVGNFHFGKADSAKQPQLDIVEAGILVQHLYYRYYCIEQTHQYYKAANDSDLKKMIKMGIEYLEKEVTLLEEQMEKHSVPMPSRSPKSIKAPVNVNDSSLINDQMIYEQIRSGCSAAVEKNLRNFLAIINNDSLRSMFTNFVKEEVEILLQCCKYGKMKGWVPVYPPYKPD encoded by the coding sequence ATGATACAGGTTGGGAACTTTCATTTTGGCAAGGCAGATTCTGCAAAACAGCCGCAATTAGATATTGTTGAAGCTGGTATACTTGTACAACATTTATACTATCGCTATTATTGCATCGAGCAGACACACCAATATTACAAAGCCGCAAATGACAGTGACCTGAAAAAAATGATTAAGATGGGAATAGAGTACTTGGAAAAGGAAGTTACTCTCCTTGAAGAACAGATGGAAAAACATAGTGTGCCTATGCCAAGCCGATCCCCCAAAAGCATTAAAGCTCCTGTAAATGTAAATGACAGTTCACTAATAAATGATCAGATGATTTATGAGCAAATTCGCAGCGGCTGTTCTGCGGCAGTGGAAAAGAATTTACGCAACTTTTTGGCAATTATAAACAACGATTCTTTACGGAGTATGTTCACAAACTTTGTAAAAGAAGAAGTAGAAATATTACTGCAGTGCTGCAAATATGGAAAAATGAAAGGATGGGTACCTGTCTATCCTCCCTATAAACCTGACTAG
- a CDS encoding ABC transporter permease → MNSLSLYQFILRSMAANKKRCLLAALGILIGILAVTTLVSLGRSTELSLAEELEKLGTNVLIVEAARTSGGGGRNQSSQGSVAKTLTADSLSAISQNVTGLASAAPVFQATIDIRDAGQTVKTTMYATTENFFSVRNLELAAGRFFSGEEDQAGQRVVLLGNTVAEQLFGPGAAPGETIRIDNTFFEVIGILEAKGLDAAGEDLDDLIIVPLTVAQRRLTAENHLTHLFLQAENINIIPAMEEQITTSLRATHQINEGEANDFSVMNQTELLSAQTDILGTMSDLVTILAIVILLAGSLGITAVQLINLRERTWEIGLHRALGAPKSKIAVMFLTEAMIMGTAAGIAGIALGLAASFFFAAVFTMPALLSWQAILLSFAISLAASIFGGLYPAYHATRINPSTALRS, encoded by the coding sequence ATGAACAGTTTGTCATTGTATCAGTTTATCTTACGGTCTATGGCGGCCAACAAAAAACGCTGCCTTCTGGCAGCACTGGGAATCCTCATTGGTATTCTGGCCGTCACCACATTGGTCTCTCTGGGGAGAAGTACGGAGCTATCATTGGCGGAGGAATTGGAAAAACTAGGCACAAATGTTCTCATCGTTGAAGCAGCAAGAACCTCAGGCGGCGGTGGTCGGAACCAATCTTCACAAGGCTCTGTGGCAAAAACCCTTACAGCAGATAGCTTAAGTGCCATTTCCCAAAATGTTACCGGCCTGGCCTCAGCGGCCCCGGTTTTCCAGGCTACCATAGATATCAGGGATGCAGGCCAAACTGTAAAGACCACCATGTATGCCACTACAGAAAACTTCTTTTCTGTGCGCAATCTGGAATTGGCGGCCGGACGTTTCTTTTCCGGTGAAGAAGATCAGGCCGGCCAACGCGTAGTTCTGCTGGGAAATACAGTGGCAGAACAGCTATTTGGCCCAGGGGCCGCACCGGGAGAGACCATTCGTATTGATAACACCTTTTTTGAGGTTATCGGTATCCTGGAGGCAAAAGGACTGGATGCCGCCGGAGAAGACTTGGATGACTTAATCATTGTTCCCCTGACCGTGGCACAAAGACGCTTAACTGCGGAAAATCATCTAACACATCTATTTTTACAGGCAGAAAACATTAACATCATTCCTGCCATGGAAGAGCAAATAACCACCTCTTTAAGGGCTACACACCAGATAAACGAAGGTGAAGCCAATGACTTTTCCGTAATGAATCAGACCGAACTGCTATCAGCCCAAACCGATATCCTGGGTACCATGTCAGACTTGGTCACTATCCTGGCAATTGTCATCCTCCTTGCCGGCAGCTTGGGCATCACCGCTGTTCAACTTATTAACCTGCGGGAACGCACCTGGGAAATTGGTCTGCATCGTGCCTTGGGAGCCCCCAAGAGTAAAATAGCAGTCATGTTTCTTACAGAAGCAATGATTATGGGTACTGCCGCCGGCATTGCCGGAATTGCTCTTGGCTTGGCTGCATCTTTCTTCTTTGCCGCCGTCTTTACCATGCCCGCCCTTTTGTCCTGGCAGGCCATACTCCTCTCCTTTGCCATCAGTTTAGCGGCCAGCATATTTGGCGGCCTTTACCCGGCATACCATGCCACCCGTATCAACCCCTCCACAGCACTGCGCTCCTAA
- a CDS encoding aspartate/glutamate racemase family protein produces MKTIGLIGGMSWESSLEYYRIINEGVKSRLGGLHSAQCILYSVEFAEIELYMRKGEWEKISQALIKVAGKLESAGADFILLCTNTMHKFAEEIQGAIDIELLHIAEATAVEVNRANIKKVGLLGTRPTMEQDFYTKTLQQNGIQVVIPSHTDREITHNVIFQELCLGIITPESKNEYKKIINGLIKQGAEGIILGCTEIPLLIKPEDSPVPLFDTTYIHAMQAVNKALAN; encoded by the coding sequence TTGAAAACAATCGGATTAATTGGCGGCATGAGTTGGGAGTCATCCCTTGAATATTACCGCATCATCAACGAAGGTGTTAAATCAAGATTGGGAGGACTGCATTCAGCTCAGTGTATCCTATACAGCGTCGAATTTGCAGAAATAGAGCTGTATATGAGAAAGGGTGAGTGGGAGAAAATTTCTCAGGCCCTGATCAAAGTTGCCGGCAAGCTGGAAAGTGCCGGGGCTGATTTCATTCTTTTGTGCACAAACACTATGCATAAATTTGCTGAGGAAATCCAGGGAGCAATTGATATTGAACTGCTACATATAGCGGAGGCTACAGCAGTTGAGGTGAATAGAGCTAATATTAAAAAGGTTGGTCTGCTGGGAACACGGCCTACTATGGAGCAGGATTTCTATACTAAAACACTTCAGCAAAATGGAATCCAGGTGGTTATACCAAGCCATACAGATAGGGAGATTACACATAATGTGATTTTTCAGGAATTATGCCTGGGGATAATAACACCTGAATCAAAGAATGAGTATAAGAAAATAATTAATGGCTTAATCAAGCAGGGCGCAGAGGGGATTATTCTGGGGTGTACAGAGATTCCGCTGCTTATAAAGCCGGAAGATTCTCCGGTTCCTTTGTTTGATACTACATATATTCATGCCATGCAGGCAGTAAACAAAGCGCTGGCCAACTAA
- a CDS encoding ABC transporter ATP-binding protein — translation MLQLDEISKVYSSGSNSVTALNNISLEIADGGFVAIVGPSGSGKSTMLNILGCLDRPTSGNYKVNGISTGTLKDDELAKLRNQQFGFVFQSFHLLPRFNALENVMLPFLYSNDLPEHPEQQAKTMLKRVGLEDRMHHLPGELSGGQQQRVAIARALVNDPAVILADEPTGALDSASGQGVMALLTQLNQEGKTVIVITHDAQIASYCNYTITMADGIIESSAANNKKNIPGVVVL, via the coding sequence ATGTTACAGTTAGACGAAATTTCCAAGGTGTATTCTTCCGGCAGTAATTCTGTAACTGCGCTTAACAACATATCATTGGAGATTGCAGATGGGGGATTTGTGGCAATTGTGGGCCCTTCCGGGTCGGGAAAATCAACAATGCTAAATATTCTCGGCTGCCTCGACCGCCCAACTTCCGGCAACTATAAAGTAAATGGCATTTCAACAGGAACTCTAAAAGATGATGAGTTGGCCAAACTTCGTAATCAGCAATTTGGTTTCGTATTTCAGTCTTTTCACTTGTTGCCCCGTTTCAATGCGCTGGAAAACGTCATGCTTCCCTTTCTATACAGCAATGACCTGCCTGAGCATCCGGAGCAACAGGCTAAAACAATGCTAAAACGAGTAGGTCTGGAAGACCGGATGCATCACCTGCCCGGTGAACTTTCCGGAGGACAACAGCAACGGGTGGCCATTGCCCGGGCACTGGTAAATGATCCGGCAGTTATCCTGGCAGACGAACCCACAGGAGCACTGGACAGTGCTTCGGGACAGGGAGTTATGGCATTATTGACCCAACTAAATCAGGAGGGCAAAACAGTTATTGTCATTACCCACGATGCCCAAATAGCTTCGTACTGCAACTACACCATAACCATGGCAGACGGTATAATTGAATCCTCGGCAGCCAACAACAAAAAGAATATTCCGGGGGTGGTGGTCCTATGA
- a CDS encoding ABC transporter permease: MKSKFIKEAARQLWSNKLTTALMAIGIILGISVLTIVIALGQGTKASILERVDRVGATDTFTLRTFPWGQGGGGQHSETENITLTAQDLFSLQQEINGINAIIPTLNSRTTITGELNYLENVSVQGVTAGFQDVRPWNVTSGVLFSEYDITEGTRAAIVGQAVANQLASDGNILGMTIHVDSLQLEVIGVLESRGATGSGRNADEVVLVPEPVFQRLFQPDGYSTVTVQVNDIDRLEAISEQTMSFLEATYLGHEFYVRIPTLTTGTRQETAGRLTSYLTLIAAISLLVGGIIMMNLTNLTVTARTAEIGLRKALGARNHDILTQIMMELFVLAVIAGGIGVLLGVVSTNILAGRIDVNTLFTWHAPAAGIMFSLIIGLLAGVRPANRAARLDPVVSLRAKG, encoded by the coding sequence ATGAAGTCCAAATTCATAAAAGAAGCGGCACGCCAGCTTTGGTCAAACAAACTTACCACAGCCTTAATGGCCATCGGCATTATTCTTGGCATCTCTGTGCTGACCATCGTCATTGCCCTGGGGCAAGGCACAAAAGCCAGTATCCTGGAACGGGTTGACCGGGTAGGTGCCACAGATACATTCACCTTACGCACTTTTCCCTGGGGTCAGGGCGGAGGCGGGCAGCATTCAGAAACGGAGAATATAACACTTACCGCACAGGATCTCTTCTCCTTACAACAGGAGATTAACGGCATCAATGCTATTATCCCCACCCTCAATTCACGTACCACCATAACAGGTGAGCTAAATTACCTGGAAAACGTCTCTGTTCAGGGGGTCACGGCGGGCTTTCAGGATGTAAGGCCCTGGAATGTAACCAGCGGTGTCCTGTTTAGCGAATATGATATTACCGAAGGGACACGGGCGGCTATTGTGGGCCAGGCTGTAGCCAATCAGCTAGCCTCTGACGGAAATATACTGGGCATGACCATACACGTTGACTCCCTGCAACTTGAAGTTATAGGTGTACTTGAGTCAAGAGGTGCCACCGGCAGTGGCCGCAATGCAGATGAAGTGGTCCTGGTACCGGAACCTGTTTTTCAAAGGCTTTTTCAACCTGACGGCTATTCCACCGTTACTGTCCAGGTAAATGACATTGACAGGCTGGAAGCCATATCTGAGCAAACCATGTCTTTTCTGGAGGCAACTTATTTGGGTCATGAGTTTTATGTGCGCATCCCCACATTAACCACCGGAACCAGGCAGGAAACGGCAGGCAGGCTGACTTCGTATCTAACCTTGATTGCTGCAATAAGCCTGTTGGTTGGGGGCATCATCATGATGAACCTGACAAACTTAACCGTTACGGCACGAACTGCTGAAATCGGGCTGCGCAAAGCCCTTGGCGCACGCAACCATGATATCCTCACCCAAATTATGATGGAGCTCTTTGTTCTGGCAGTGATAGCCGGTGGTATCGGAGTGCTTCTGGGAGTTGTTTCCACCAACATACTTGCCGGGCGAATTGATGTTAATACTCTCTTTACCTGGCATGCCCCCGCTGCAGGAATAATGTTCTCCCTGATTATTGGCCTCCTTGCCGGGGTACGTCCTGCAAACCGCGCAGCCCGGTTAGACCCGGTAGTATCGTTGCGGGCGAAAGGGTAA